In Streptomyces sp. Li-HN-5-11, the sequence ACTCCGCTGGAGGAGTTCCTCAGCGAGCTCGTGGGGGCGAACGACGGCGCCGAGATCACCATCTCGGGTGAATGCCGGCCGCTGCCCGCCGAGGCGTCGCAGGCCGTGCGCAGGGTCGCCCAGGAGGCGTTGACCAACGTCCGCAAGCACGCACCGGGCGCCAAGGTGCGGGTGCGGCTGGACTACGGGGAGGAGCAGGTCACGCTCGACGTGCGGGATTCGGGCGGCGCGCCCGGCGAGCTCACCGGATCCGGCGGCGGGTACGGTCTGCTGGGCATGCGGGAGCGTGCCGAGTTGCTGGGCGGTTCGCTGGAGGCAGGGCCGCACGAGGAGGGGTTCGCGGTGACGTTGAAGGTACCGGTATGACGGAGGGGGTCGAGAGGAAGCCGGCGCGGGTGGTGGTCGCCGACGACCAGACCGTCGTCCGTGAGGGCATCGTGATGCTGCTGGGGCTGCTGCCCGGCATCGAGGTCGTGGGGTCCGCGGGCGACGGGGACGAGGCGGTGAAGCTCGTGGCCGAGCTGAGCCCGGACGTGGTCCTGATGGACCTGCGCATGCCCCGCTGCGACGGTGTGGAGGCCACCCGGCGGATCCGGTCGGACCATCCGGAGACGCAGGTGGTGATCCTCACGACGTACGCGGACGACGAGTCGCTGTTCCCCGCCCTCAGAGCGGGTGCCCGTGGTTACCTGACCAAGGACGCGGGCGGTGACGAGATCGTGCGGGCCGTGGAGAGCGTGCTGTCGGGGGACGCGGGACTCTCGCCCAGCATCCAGCGGCGGCTGCTGGAACGGCTGTCGGAACCCGAGCCCCGGCCGGCTGCCGCCCCTGAGGCGCCGGACGGGCTCACCGCGCGGGAGTGCGAAGTGCTGGTGCTGATCGCCGAGGGGCTGACCAACCAGGACATCGCCCGTCGGCTGCACGTCTCCACCGCGACCGTGAAAACCCACATCAACAACCTGTTCGCCAAGACCGGGCTCAAGGACCGTGCGCAGGCGGTGCGTTACGCGTATGCGAAAGGGCTGGTTCGGCCGCCGACAGGGTGAGTCACCTGATGGGGTGAAGAGCGCGGGGAAGAGAAGTCAGGGATCTTCCCGTTCTGTCCATCCTTGGGCATGCAGTCAAGCAACGGTCGTCCCCACGGGGGCGGGGGCGGTCCCGGGAACGAGTCCGGGAACCACGATGGCCAGGACCCCACGCCTGAGGACATGAGGTACCGCGACCCCTGGTACGACGCCCTGGCCTCCGGCTGGGGCGAGGGCGACGAACTCGGCGTTCCCGCACCCGTACCGGCGGCCCGCCGCGAGGAGCACGCCGAACGAGGCACCGGTGCGCCCGCCGATGTGTACCTCCAGGTGCAAAAAAGTGCGGCATTCCAGGAGGTGCGCAGCCGGTATCGCAGGTTCGTGGGGCCGGCGGTCGCCGTCTTCGCCGTCTGGTACGTGGGGTATGTCGTGACCGCGACGACCGCGCCCGGGCTCATGGCCCGGCCCGTGGCGGGCGCGGTGAACGTGGCGATGCTCGCGGGGCTGGGACAGTTCCTCACCACGTTCCTCTTCGCCTGGGCCTATGCCCGGCACGCGCGGCTGCGCCGTGACAGAGCCGCCCTTGAACTGCGCTGGGACACTCAGGAACTGGCGCGCGGAGCCCAGGGCGGCGCGTCGTGACGGGCGCCCATCAGACCCTGGCCCTGCTGCTGTTCAGCGCGTTCGTCGCGGTCACCCTCGCGATCACCACCTGGGTGAGCCGCAACCGCCGTGGCTCGGCGGAGGAGTTCTACGCGGGCGGGCGGCTCTTCTCACCCATGGAGAATGGTTTTGCCATCGCCGGTGACTACGCGTCGGCCGCATCCTTCCTGGGAGTGCCCGGCCTCATCGCACTGTTCGGCTACGACGGAGTGCTGTACGTGGTGGGCTTCCTCGTGGGCTGGCTGGTCGTGCTGTTCCTCGTCGCTGAACTGGTGCGCAACTGCGGGCGGTTCACGCTCGCCGACGTGGTCGCGGCGCGGATGAGCGAGCGGCCGGTGCGGATCGCGGCGGGAACCTCCTCGGTCACCGTGTCCGTTCTGTATCTGGTGGCGCAGATGGTCGGTGCGGGCAGCCTGGTGGCGCTGCTCCTCGGGCATACCAGTGGTGCGGCCCAGGCATGGACGGTCATCGGCGTGGGTGCTCTGATGGTGATCTATGTGTCGTTGGGAGGGATGCGGGCCACCACCTGGATCCAGATCGTCAAGGCGGTCCTGCTGCTGGGCGGCACGATCGCCCTGACCGCGCTCGTCATGGTGCGCTTCCACGGCGACCTCGATCTGCTGCTGCTCACCGCGGCCGAGCGCAGCGGCCACGGGGACGCCTTCCTGGCACCGGGGCTGAAGTACGGCGGGGACTGGACGGCACGTCTGGACTTCATCAGTCTCGGGCTCGCGTTGATGCTCGGCACCGGAGGGCTGCCGCACATCCTGTCCCGCTTCTACACCGTGCCGACGGCGCGGGCCGCCCGGCACTCCGCGATCTGGTCCATCGGACTCATCGGCGGCTTCTACCTGATGACGATCGTCCTCGGCTTCGGCGCGGCCGCGATCGTCGGACCGCACGCCGTGCAGGGGGCGAACGCGGCGGGGAACACGGCGGTGCCGCTGCTGGCCCTCGATCTGGGCGGTGGCGCCGACTCCACGGGAGGAACGGTGCTGTTCGCGGTGGTGGCCGCCGTCGCCTTCGCCACCATCCTCGCCGTGGTCGCCGGGATCACGCTGGCCTCCTCGGCGTCCGTGGCCCACGACCTGTACGCGTCGCTGCGCCGCCGTAGCGCACCACGGCGCGGAGAGGTCGCCGTGGCCCGCGCCGCAGCGGTCGGTATCGGAGTGGTCGCCATCGCCCTCGGCCTGCTCGCCCGTGACCTCAACGTCGCCTTTCTGGTGGGTCTCGCCTTCGCCGTCGCCGCGTCCGCGAACCTGCCGGTACTGCTGTACTCGTTGTTCTGGCGCGGTTTCACCACCCGCGGCGCGGTGTGGGCCGTCTACGGCGGCCTGATTCCGGCCCTGGGCCTCGTCGTGCTCTCCCCGGTGGTCTCCGGCAGCCCCGACTCGCTCTTCCCGGGCGTCGACTTCCAGTACTTCCCGCTGCAGAACCCGGGCATCGTCTCCATCCCGCTCGGCTTCCTCGCGGGCTGGCTCGGCACGGTCACCTCCGCCGAACCGCCGGACGCGGCCAAACACGCGGAGACCGAGGTGCGCTCGCTGACGGGGGCGGGAGCCGTATAGGACCTGTCTGGAGTTGTGATCTGGATGAGGGAGCGGGGCGTGGTGCGTGCGATCGCAAGGCGCCGGAAGGCCCTCGTAGCGGAGCTACTAGGGCGTTTCGGCAACGCGGCGAGCGTGCGTGCCAGGCCCCGCGAGCCCGGATCACAACCCCAGACAGGTCCTGGCGCGCCGAGCGGTGTCCACCGGCGAACCACTGCGCGCCTCACCGCTCCACCGCCCGGCGCGGCCGATCAGGCCGGCCTACGGCGCCACCCACGCGTAGCGGTGTTCCGGCCGTCCCGTGTCTCCGTACTTGAGGGAGAGCCGCAGACGGCCGGCCTGCTCCAGGTGACGCAGGTAGCGCTGGGCCGTGGAGCGGCTCAGGCCGGTCCGTGCCGCCACCTCATGGGCCGACAACGGCTGGTCGGCACGGTGCAGGACACCGCAGATCAGGTCCGTGGTCGGTTCCGAATGCCCGCTGGGCAGGCCCGGTGACGCGGGCACCGACGTGGTGCGCAGGGCGCCGAAGATCCGGTCCACCTGCTCCTGCCCGGTCACTCCCCGGCCGCCGACACGGTCGACGGTGCGGCGCAGGGCGGCATAGGAGTCGAGGCGGGTGCGCAGCGCGGCGAAGGTGAAGGGTTTGACCAGATAGTGGAGCGCCCCCAGGCGCATCGCCTGCTGCACGGTCGCCACGTCACCGGCTGCCGTGATCATGATGACGTCGGTGCCGAGTCCCTGTTCCCGCATGCGGTGGACGAGGTCCAGGCCCGTCCGGTCGGGCAGGTAGTGGTCGAGCAGGACCAGGTCGATGCCCCCGCGCTGCACGGCGGTCAGCGCCTGCGCGGCGCTGTGCGCGCGAGCGGTGACCCGGAAGCCGGGAACCTTTCCCACGTACTTGGCGTTGATCTCGGCGACACGGAAGTCGTCGTCGACCACCAGGACGTCAATCATCGGGCCTCTTTCTCCCAAGGCCGGCGGGCGTCGAGCCCGTGTTTCGGCTCCGTTGTTGTAGCGCGAGCAAAACGAGCACAACAGGTGGTTGCGAGCAAAAGAACAGGTTGCGCCCAGAAGACTGCTGTCGTGGTCCCGGCCACACCTACCGTCCCGGGCCATGAGCGATGACACCAGCTCCGCCATCCAACTGCGGGGCGCGAGCAAGACGTTCAGGACCCCCTCCGGGGGCCTGCACACGGCCGTGAGGGACCTCGACCTCACCGTGCGACGCGGTGAGTTCGTGGCTGTCGTCGGCCCCACCGGCTGCGGCAAGTCGACCACGCTGACCCTGGTCAGCGGGTTGGAGGAGCCCACTGAAGGCGAGGTGCTGGTGGCCGGCGAACCGGTGCGCGGCATCGGCGGCAACGTCGGCTTCGTCTTCCAGCAGGACGCCACCTTCCCCTGGCGCACGGTGCTGTCCAACGTGATGGCCGGACCGCGCTTCCGCGGCCTGCCGAAGGCGGAGGCCAAGGAGAAGGCGCGCGCATGGCTGGCCAGGGTCGGGCTCGCCGCCTTCGAGGACCGCTACCCGCACCAGCTCTCCGGCGGTCAGCGCAAGCGCGTGGCCCTCGCCGCGACCTTCGTCAACGACCCCGAGATCCTGCTGATGGACGAGCCGTTCTCGGCGCTCGACGTGCAGACCAGGGCGCTGATGTCGGACGAGCTCCTCGAACTGTGGGAGGGCACGGGCGCATCCGTCGTCTTCGTCACCCACGACCTGGAGGAGGCCATCGCGCTGGCCGACAAGGTCGTCGTGATGACCGCCGGGCCCGCGACCGTCAAGCACATCTTCGACATCGCCCTGCCGCGGCCGCGCAAGGTGGAAGAGGTGCGCCTGGAAAGCCGGTTCATCGAGATCTACCGCGAGATCTGGGAGTCCCTCGGCGAAGAGGTCCGCATCACCCGTGAAAGAGGTGCCGCCCATGTCGCCTGAGGTCCTCAGCACTCCGGTCGTCGACACGGCCAAGACCACCGACCGCGCGCACTCCAGGGCCCGTGCCGCCCGCCGGCGCAAGGTGGTCGTCACCACCACCCGCGCCGTCCTCCTGGTGGCCGTGCTCGGTCTGTGGGAGGTCCTCTCCCGGACCGGGGCCATCGATCCGTTCAACTTCTCGATGCCCTCGAAGATCTGGGACCAGATCTGGACCTGGATCACCCACGGCACCGCGCTCGGCTCACTGGGCGAGCAGATCTGGTACACGCTCCAGGAGGCGCTGCTCGGCTGGGTCTTCGGCGTGGTGGCCGGTGTGGTCCTCGGTATCGCCCTCGGCCGTATCGCCTTCCTCGCCGACGTCCTGGGTCCCTACATCAAGGTGCTCAACTCCATCCCCAGGATCGTCCTCGCCCCCATCTTCGTGATCTGGTTCGGCCTCGGACCGGCCTCCAAGATCGCCTCTGCCGTCGTGCTCGTCTTCTTCCCGGTGTTCTTCAACGCCTTCCAGGGCGCCCGCGAGGTCGACCGCAACCTGGTGGCCAACGCCCGGATCCTCGGCGCGAGCGACCGCCGGGTGACGCTCCAGGTCGTCATCCCGTCCGCGACCTCATGGATCTTCACCAGCCTCCACGTCAGCTTCGGCTTCGCCCTCATCGGCGCCATCGTCGGCGAGTACATCGGCGCCACCAAGGGCATCGGCCTGCTCGTCGCTCAGTCCCAGGGCACCTTCAACGCCGCCGGTGTGTACGCCGCGATGGTCATCCTCGCCGCGGTCGCCCTGGTCGCCGAGGGCCTGCTCACCTTCGCCGAGCGCCGCATCTTCCGCTGGAAGCCCGCGGACTCCGAGCGCTGAGCGGCGCCCCGCCGCACCGCTGTTCCCCGCTTCTCCCGTACCGCCCTCTCCCAAGGACGTGACCCACATGCGCAAGTCCACCAGACTCGCGGCGTCGGCCGCCGCCGGCCTGCTCGCCCTCTCCTCCCTCACCGCCTGCGCCAACGACGCGGCCAGTTCTACGGCCGACACCGGAAGCGGCGGTGGCGGTGGCAAGGGCGAACACGTCAAGATCATGGTCGGTGGCCTGGACAAGGTCATCTACCTGCCCGCGATGCTCACCCAGCGCCTCGGCTACTTCACCTCCGAGGGCCTGAACGTGGAGCTGCTGAGCGAGCCCGCCGGTGTCCAGGCCGAGACCGCGCTCGTCTCCGGCCAGGTCCAGGGCGCCGTCGGTTTCTACGACCACACCCTCGATCTGCAGGTCAAGGGCAAGAGCGTCGAGTCCGTCGTGCAGTTCTCGCAGGCGCCCGGCGAGGTCGAGGTCGTCTCCAACAAGGCGGCCGGCACGATCACCTCGCCGAAGGACTTCAAGGGCAAGAAGCTCGGCATCACCGGCCTCGGCTCCTCGACCGACTTCCTCACCAAGTACCTCGCGGTCAAGAACGGTGTGAGCGTCAGCGAGTTCACCCCGGTCGCCGTGGGCGCGGGACCCACGTTCATCTCGGCG encodes:
- a CDS encoding response regulator transcription factor encodes the protein MTEGVERKPARVVVADDQTVVREGIVMLLGLLPGIEVVGSAGDGDEAVKLVAELSPDVVLMDLRMPRCDGVEATRRIRSDHPETQVVILTTYADDESLFPALRAGARGYLTKDAGGDEIVRAVESVLSGDAGLSPSIQRRLLERLSEPEPRPAAAPEAPDGLTARECEVLVLIAEGLTNQDIARRLHVSTATVKTHINNLFAKTGLKDRAQAVRYAYAKGLVRPPTG
- a CDS encoding DUF485 domain-containing protein codes for the protein MQSSNGRPHGGGGGPGNESGNHDGQDPTPEDMRYRDPWYDALASGWGEGDELGVPAPVPAARREEHAERGTGAPADVYLQVQKSAAFQEVRSRYRRFVGPAVAVFAVWYVGYVVTATTAPGLMARPVAGAVNVAMLAGLGQFLTTFLFAWAYARHARLRRDRAALELRWDTQELARGAQGGAS
- a CDS encoding cation acetate symporter encodes the protein MTGAHQTLALLLFSAFVAVTLAITTWVSRNRRGSAEEFYAGGRLFSPMENGFAIAGDYASAASFLGVPGLIALFGYDGVLYVVGFLVGWLVVLFLVAELVRNCGRFTLADVVAARMSERPVRIAAGTSSVTVSVLYLVAQMVGAGSLVALLLGHTSGAAQAWTVIGVGALMVIYVSLGGMRATTWIQIVKAVLLLGGTIALTALVMVRFHGDLDLLLLTAAERSGHGDAFLAPGLKYGGDWTARLDFISLGLALMLGTGGLPHILSRFYTVPTARAARHSAIWSIGLIGGFYLMTIVLGFGAAAIVGPHAVQGANAAGNTAVPLLALDLGGGADSTGGTVLFAVVAAVAFATILAVVAGITLASSASVAHDLYASLRRRSAPRRGEVAVARAAAVGIGVVAIALGLLARDLNVAFLVGLAFAVAASANLPVLLYSLFWRGFTTRGAVWAVYGGLIPALGLVVLSPVVSGSPDSLFPGVDFQYFPLQNPGIVSIPLGFLAGWLGTVTSAEPPDAAKHAETEVRSLTGAGAV
- a CDS encoding response regulator, producing MIDVLVVDDDFRVAEINAKYVGKVPGFRVTARAHSAAQALTAVQRGGIDLVLLDHYLPDRTGLDLVHRMREQGLGTDVIMITAAGDVATVQQAMRLGALHYLVKPFTFAALRTRLDSYAALRRTVDRVGGRGVTGQEQVDRIFGALRTTSVPASPGLPSGHSEPTTDLICGVLHRADQPLSAHEVAARTGLSRSTAQRYLRHLEQAGRLRLSLKYGDTGRPEHRYAWVAP
- a CDS encoding ABC transporter ATP-binding protein, with product MSDDTSSAIQLRGASKTFRTPSGGLHTAVRDLDLTVRRGEFVAVVGPTGCGKSTTLTLVSGLEEPTEGEVLVAGEPVRGIGGNVGFVFQQDATFPWRTVLSNVMAGPRFRGLPKAEAKEKARAWLARVGLAAFEDRYPHQLSGGQRKRVALAATFVNDPEILLMDEPFSALDVQTRALMSDELLELWEGTGASVVFVTHDLEEAIALADKVVVMTAGPATVKHIFDIALPRPRKVEEVRLESRFIEIYREIWESLGEEVRITRERGAAHVA
- a CDS encoding ABC transporter permease, with amino-acid sequence MSPEVLSTPVVDTAKTTDRAHSRARAARRRKVVVTTTRAVLLVAVLGLWEVLSRTGAIDPFNFSMPSKIWDQIWTWITHGTALGSLGEQIWYTLQEALLGWVFGVVAGVVLGIALGRIAFLADVLGPYIKVLNSIPRIVLAPIFVIWFGLGPASKIASAVVLVFFPVFFNAFQGAREVDRNLVANARILGASDRRVTLQVVIPSATSWIFTSLHVSFGFALIGAIVGEYIGATKGIGLLVAQSQGTFNAAGVYAAMVILAAVALVAEGLLTFAERRIFRWKPADSER
- a CDS encoding ABC transporter substrate-binding protein, yielding MRKSTRLAASAAAGLLALSSLTACANDAASSTADTGSGGGGGKGEHVKIMVGGLDKVIYLPAMLTQRLGYFTSEGLNVELLSEPAGVQAETALVSGQVQGAVGFYDHTLDLQVKGKSVESVVQFSQAPGEVEVVSNKAAGTITSPKDFKGKKLGITGLGSSTDFLTKYLAVKNGVSVSEFTPVAVGAGPTFISALQQGAIDGGMTTDPTVATILDKKAGKILLDMRTPEGSQQALGGPYPSSSLYMQTDWVNSHKETVQKLVNALVRTLKWMSTHSASEIAAKMPADYSQGNKTLYAEAIKSTLPMFTKDGVMPADGPQTVEKVLKAFNPNIKNANVDLDKTYTTEFVEKATG